One window of Trifolium pratense cultivar HEN17-A07 linkage group LG5, ARS_RC_1.1, whole genome shotgun sequence genomic DNA carries:
- the LOC123886906 gene encoding septin and tuftelin-interacting protein 1 homolog 1-like, with product MLWILFWPSEKLLPSSVLATILDTIIMPKLSSAVGTWEPHQETIPIHTWVHPWLPMLGHKLEGIYQTIRFKLSTVLDAWHPSDGSAYAILSPWKPVFDSDSWQQLMHRFIVPKLKAVFVSDDFQVNPASQKLDQFYWVMNWASVIPDHLMVDTMDIFFTKWLTVLYCWLCSNPNFNEVLKWFLGWKELIPKELLANELIRYKLNCGLVMMNQAAEGMEVVQPGLKEKISYYIRVSEQRKCETHQKAAAYVSADGANEMSVKEIIEAYARDHGLLFKLKPGRMHNGHQIYGFGNVSIIIDSLNQKVYTQNEDRWSLETLGRLLELHNRSLSKRR from the coding sequence ATGTTATGGATATTGTTTTGGCCAAGTGAAAAATTACTTCCTTCTTCAGTTCTTGCTACTATATTAGACACCATAATCATGCCAAAACTATCAAGTGCAGTTGGTACTTGGGAACCACATCAAGAGACCATTCCTATCCACACATGGGTGCATCCATGGCTACCTATGCTAGGGCACAAATTGGAGGGTATCTACCAGACGATTCGTTTCAAATTGAGTACTGTTCTTGATGCGTGGCATCCAAGTGATGGTTCTGCATATGCCATATTGTCCCCTTGGAAGCCTGTATTTGATTCTGATAGTTGGCAACAACTTATGCACCGTTTTATTGTACCAAAGCTAAAGGCTGTATTTGTATCTGATGACTTTCAAGTGAACCCAGCAAGTCAGAAACTTGATCAGTTTTATTGGGTAATGAACTGGGCTTCAGTTATCCCAGATCATCTGATGGTTGACACGATGGATATCTTCTTTACCAAGTGGCTTACAGTTTTGTATTGTTGGTTGTGCTCAAATCCTAACTTTAATGAAGTTTTGAAATGGTTTTTGGGCTGGAAAGAACTTATTCCAAAAGAACTTTTGGCAAATGAACTTATTCGATACAAGCTCAATTGCGGTCTTGTTATGATGAACCAGGCTGCTGAAGGCATGGAAGTTGTGCAACCTGGTTTGAAGGAGAAGATAAGCTATTATATCAGGGTAAGTGAGCAGAGGAAATGTGAGACTCATCAGAAAGCAGCAGCCTATGTCAGTGCAGATGGTGCGAATGAAATGAGCGTGAAAGAAATCATTGAAGCCTATGCTCGGGATCATGGTTTACTGTTCAAACTTAAACCTGGTAGAATGCATAATGGCCATCAAATATATGGGTTTGGCAATGTCAGCATAATAATTGATTCTCTAAATCAAAAGGTCTATACCCAAAATGAGGACAGATGGTCTTTAGAAACTCTTGGGCGATTGCTAGAGTTACATAATCGATCTCTTAGTAAAAGACGCTGA
- the LOC123886907 gene encoding putative disease resistance protein RGA1: MLLLSLSLQRLILNTCEEFEISTKHVSKLINLKHLEITDAKVLEEKKTTSGFRKLDMGERYKGEHFSNWLSPLSNIVDITLHNCEGLKYLPPMERLRFLRSVRLSHLPELEYIYYEEPFLFETFFPSLERLFLCENNKLKGWWRMNDVVNEDDHNCSQSHNLSLPPFPPQLSFLTIDECPMLTRVPTFPNLDKRLQFRSSNMETLEATINSKCLIEFPPLSKLKYLQLENVDLDMKKFPENWVQNLTSLELLEVVNFSDKKIQDIGTWFLEDFNYLPSLQKIEFWKCSELKTLPDWILNLSSLQHITIYYCEIIAYLPGGMSRLAKLQTLEIVNCPLLMEECETITSATWSKIAHIPNIILKVPTHISQT; encoded by the coding sequence ATGCTTCTATTATCACTAAGCTTGCAAAGGCTAATATTGAATACATgtgaagaatttgaaatttctaCCAAACATGTCTCAAAGTTAATCAATTTGAAGCATCTTGAGATTACTGATGCAAAAGTCcttgaagagaaaaaaacgACATCTGGATTTAGAAAATTGGACATGGGAGAGCGATACAAGGGTGAACATTTTTCAAATTGGCTTTCTCCACTTTCCAATATTGTTGACATCACTCTCCATAATTGTGAAGGTTTGAAGTATCTCCCACCAATGGAACGTCTTCGGTTCCTTAGGTCTGTACGTTTAAGTCACCTTCCTGAACTGGAGTACATATATTATGAAGAACCATTTTTGTTTGAAACATTCTTCCCATCTTTAGAAAGACTCTTTTTATGCGAAAACAATAAGTTGAAGGGATGGTGGAGGATGAACGATGTTGTCAATGAAGATGACCATAACTGTTCACAGTCACACAATCTCTCCTTGCCTCCATTTCCTCCACAACTTTCTTTTTTAACAATTGACGAATGTCCAATGTTGACCCGTGTGCCTACTTTTCCAAACCTTGACAAGAGACTACAATTCCGTAGTTCCAATATGGAGACATTGGAAGCAACAATAAACTCAAAATGTTTGATTGAATTCCCTCCTCTTTCCAAGCTAAAATACTTGCAGCTAGAGAACGTTGATCTGGATATGAAAAAATTCCCAGAAAATTGGGTGCAAAATCTAACTTCTCTGGAGCTTCTTGAAGTTGTCAATTTTTCTGATAAAAAAATTCAGGATATTGGAACTTGGTTTTTGGAAGACTTCAACTATCTTCCTTCCctccaaaaaattgaattttggaaGTGTTCAGAACTAAAGACATTGCCAGATTGGATTTTGAACCTCTCCTCACTTCAGCACATCACCATTTATTACTGTGAAATTATAGCTTACCTGCCCGGAGGAATGTCTCGTCTTGCCAAATTACAGACCCTAGAAATAGTTAATTGTCCCCTCTTAATGGAAGAATGTGAGACAATAACAAGTGCAACATGGTCCAAAATTGCTCACATCCCAAACATAATCTTAAAGGTACCCACCCACATTTCCCAAACATAA
- the LOC123883219 gene encoding putative disease resistance protein RGA1: protein MAERILYGVAESIIKSLASAALREFARINGVMDEFERLKNTVESIRAVLLDAEEKQEQSHAIQNWVRRLKDVLIPADDLLDEFVIQDMIQKRDEPHQNKVKKVLNPFSPNKFAFRHNMANEIEKIQKMFDDVVKDMSVLNLNSNVVVVEKPNNEWRETSSYVLESNIIGRDDDKEKIVNLLRQSHGDQNVSLVAIVGMGGLGKTTLAQLVYSDDQVQNLFDKSMWVCVSDNFDVKTIVKNMLESLTKKKIDDTLSLDTLQNMLGGNLSGKRYLLVLDDIWNDSFEKWDKLWTCLMCGAQGSKVIVTTRSRTVAQTMGVCVPYALNGLILEDSWSLLKNIAFRDDTTGVNQTLESTGKKIAEKCRGVPLAIRSLGGILKNKREENEWGHVLRGDFWKLCEEKDSIMPVLKLSYRNLSPQQKQCFSYCSLYPKDWEFKKGELIQMWMAHGYLECSVEGQCMEDVGNQFVNIFLMKSFFQDAKLNEDGDINCFKMHDLMHDLATQVAGNDCCYLDNKAKKIIGRPVHVSVESDAVCLLESLDASRLRTLIMFTSYGGQKICHEDELTIISTFKYLRVLKLKYLYLSKLFGYIGKLKHLRYLHLLECGGLESGSKSIGNLFCLQTIKVSLGIGAEVVLSTKVISKLINLRHLEINTQTFKDEQPVRFGKLSIHHHKGVTFSKWISPLTNIVEISLSYCKAFRYLPPVERLPFLKSLKLRCINYLEYIYYEEPILHESFFPSLESLHIYKCDKLRGWRRMGDDLNDINSSHHLLLPQFPCLSKLAVRECRMLTCMPTFPNIKSLSLNYCSVEILQATLCSAASQYSIGCTPLSMLKSLRINETIMDMKNVPQDWLKNCTSLENLEFDDLSSQYFQVIEIWFKDDLIRFSSLQKITFQFCMDLKALPDWICNILSLQHIKIDNCTDLVLLPKGMHRLTNLRTLEIIVCPLLGEACRTETSATWPKIAQIPNIIIKSD, encoded by the exons ATGGCTGAACGAATTTTATACGGTGTTGCTGAAAGCATCATTAAAAG TTTGGCTTCTGCTGCTTTACGTGAATTTGCACGGATTAATGGTGTTATGGATGAGTTCGAAAGACTTAAGAACACGGTTGAATCTATTAGAGCTGTGTTGcttgatgctgaggagaaacaAGAGCAAAGTCATGCCATCCAAAACTGGGTAAGAAGGCTTAAAGATGTGCTTATTCCTGCAGATGACTTGCTAGATGAATTTGTTATTCAAGATATGATACAAAAAAGGGATGAACCTCatcaaaacaaagtaaaaaagGTACTTAATCCATTCTCTCCAAACAAATTTGCTTTCCGCCATAACATGGCTAATGAGATtgagaaaatacaaaaaatgttTGATGATGTGGTGAAAGATATGTCTGTGTTGAATCTAAACTCcaatgttgtggttgttgagAAACCTAACAATGAATGGAGGGAAACCAGTTCTTATGTGTTAGAATCAAATATCATTGGAAGAGATGATGACAAAGAGAAGATTGTAAACTTGTTGAGACAATCCCATGGAGATCAGAATGTTTCTTTGGTGGCTATTGTTGGGATGGGTGGTTTGGGAAAGACAACTCTTGCTCAGTTGGTATATAGTGACGACCAAGTTCAAAATTTGTTTGATAAGAGTATGTGGGTATGTGTCTCTGATAACTTTGATGTCAAAACTATTGTGAAGAACATGTTGGAGTCACTaaccaagaaaaaaattgatgatacattATCATTGGACACCTTGCAAAATATGCTTGGTGGAAATTTATCCGGTAAGAGATACTTGTTAGTCCTAGATGATATTTGGAACGATAGTTTTGAAAAGTGGGATAAATTGTGGACTTGCTTGATGTGTGGTGCTCAAGGAAGTAAGGTTATAGTGACTACTCGTAGTAGAACTGTGGCTCAAACCATGGGTGTATGTGTCCCCTATGCTTTGAATGGGTTGATTCTAGAAGACTCTTGGAGTTTATTAAAGAATATTGCATTTAGGGATGATACCACCGGAGTGAATCAAACTCTCGAATCAACCGGCAAGAAGATAGCAGAAAAGTGCAGAGGCGTTCCATTAGCAATTAGATCATTGGGAGGCATATTAAAgaataaaagagaagaaaatgaatGGGGTCATGTCTTGCGAGGTGACTTTTGGAAATTGTGCGAGGAAAAAGATAGCATCATGCCGGTCCTAAAATTGAGTTACCGAAACTTGTCACCTCAACAAAAACAGTGTTTTTCTTATTGCTCTTTATATCCTAAGGATTGGGAATTTAAGAAGGGTGAGTTGATTCAAATGTGGATGGCACATGGTTATCTTGAATGTTCAGTCGAAGGGCAATGCATGGAAGATGTTGGTAACCaatttgttaatattttcttgatgaaatcaTTCTTCcaagatgcaaaattgaatgaaGATGGTGATATAAACTGTTTTAAAATGCACGATTTAATGCACGATCTTGCAACACAAGTTGCTGGAAATGATTGTTGTTACTTGGAcaataaagcaaaaaaaattataggaagACCAGTGCATGTATCAGTGGAATcagatgcagtttgtttgttgGAATCATTGGATGCTAGTAGGCTGCGAACTTTGATTATGTTTACTTCCTATGGTGGCCAAAAGATATGCCATGAAGATGAATTGACAATTATTTCAACATTTAAATACTTACGTGTCTTGAAACTAAAGTATTTATATTTGAGCAAGCTTTTTGGTTACATTGGAAAATTGAAGCATTTAAGATATCTTCACTTGTTAGAGTGTGGGGGACTAGAAAGTGGTTCCAAATCTATAGGCAATCTATTTTGTTTACAAACAATAAAAGTTTCATTGGGAATTGGTGCTGAAGTTGTACTTTCTACAAAAGTTAtctcaaaattaatcaatttgAGACATCTTGAGATTAATACTCAGACCTTCAAAGATGAGCAACCAGTTAGATTTGGTAAATTGAGTATACATCATCACAAAGGTGTGACTTTTTCCAAATGGATTTCTCCACTCACAAATATTGTTGAAATATCTCTTAGTTATTGCAAAGCTTTCCGATACCTCCCACCGGTGGAACGTCTTCCTTTCCTTAAGTCACTTAAGTTACGCTGCATTAATTATTTGGAGTACATATATTACGAAGAGCCTATTCTTCATGAATCATTCTTCCCATCTTTGGAGAGCCTACACATTTATAAATGTGATAAGCTGAGGGGATGGAGAAGGATGGGAGATGATTTAAATGATATTAACTCTTCACATCATCTCTTGTTGCCTCAGTTTCCTTGTCTATCTAAATTGGCAGTTAGAGAGTGTCGGATGCTGACTTGCATGCCTACTTTTCCAAACATTAAGAGCTTGTCATTGAATTACTGCAGTGTAGAGATATTGCAAGCAACACTATGTAGTGCAGCTTCACAATACTCAATTGGTTGCACTCCTCTTTCCATGCTCAAATCCTTGCGCATTAATGAAACCATTATGGATATGAAAAACGTCCCACAAGATTGGTTGAAAAATTGTACTTCTCTTGAGAATCTTGAGTTTGACGATCTTTCAAGTCAATATTTTCAAGTAATTGAAATATGGTTTAAAGATGACCTCATCCGTTTTTCTTCTCTCCAAAAAATCACCTTTCAATTTTGTATGGATCTAAAGGCATTGCCAGATTGGATATGCAACATCTTATCACTTCAGCACATCAAGATAGACAATTGCACAGATCTGGTATTGCTGCCCAAAGGAATGCATCGTCTTACCAACTTACGCACCTTAGAAATCATTGTATGTCCACTCTTAGGTGAAGCATGCCGGACAGAAACAAGTGCAACTTGGCCTAAAATTGCTCAAATCCCAAACATAATCATAAAAAGTGATTGA